The Enterococcus sp. 7F3_DIV0205 genome has a window encoding:
- a CDS encoding cation-translocating P-type ATPase gives MKKWFRKKRDIDSEEFLSSEEKVQKINNADIRIPTDIKGLSNQEVEQLFAQGKTNKEVEDLSRTTKQIILDNSLTLFNFINLFLAVAVFAVGYPKNALFFWIIIINTAIGVIQEIHAKKTIDKLSIVNKTEVTALRENQLTNIFQDEIVLGDVLVLTLGNQVPSDGVVLHAEGMEVDESLLTGESDKITKQNGDKIMSGSFITSGLGFVKITAVGEDNFVSKLSKEAKTEKHSTSELMNSLNLLIKGLTFAIVPIGLLLFWSQYQSTQSFPKTVLGVSGALISMIPEGLMLLTSVAFAVGAANLARKQTLIQRLSCIETLARVDTICLDKTGTITDGSLTFKELIPQAGFPASEIERAMSEMMAGLSDQNATAKVLRSRFPRSQSAWKVKEVIPFSSDRKWSGVTFEEKGSFVMGAPEFIYSEVPEELSQKLAPYNEQGDRVLILVHFSEELTSPKLPQQKETVAIFIIADTIRENAIDTFSYFAKQDVTLKVISGDNPITVSQIARQAGIAGAENFVDMSTISDSADFNELVENTTVFGRVTPYQKRELIQALKQNGHTTCMTGDGVNDILSLREADVSVAMASGSDAARAVSDVVLLNSDFSSMIQVLNEGRRVINNIERVASMYMVKTIYSAILAVTFIFLFLPYPFAPLQLTPINTLTVGIPSFILALEPNYQRIKGHFLTNILRISVPGALTVVFNILVLQLAGIWFDLSHQDVSTMCVLLTGCVGFQVLLRAARPLDLKKQIMIGLLLIAFLVCFLFFGDFFMLTSLFTRNVLFYLPLILGSRSIFNYISLFMTRAIYEVEKVKENRRIKKKRRVI, from the coding sequence ATGAAAAAATGGTTTAGGAAAAAAAGAGATATAGATAGTGAGGAGTTTCTTTCATCTGAAGAAAAGGTGCAAAAAATAAATAATGCTGATATTCGGATTCCTACTGATATTAAAGGACTTTCCAACCAAGAAGTGGAACAACTTTTTGCTCAGGGGAAGACCAACAAAGAAGTTGAGGATCTATCTAGAACAACAAAACAGATCATTTTAGATAACTCTCTAACATTATTTAACTTTATCAACTTGTTTTTAGCTGTTGCAGTATTTGCTGTCGGTTATCCTAAAAATGCATTGTTTTTTTGGATCATTATTATTAATACGGCGATTGGTGTAATTCAAGAAATACATGCTAAAAAGACGATCGATAAATTATCTATCGTCAATAAAACCGAAGTAACAGCTTTAAGAGAGAACCAACTGACAAATATTTTTCAAGATGAAATTGTCTTAGGTGATGTTTTAGTTTTGACATTGGGCAATCAAGTTCCATCAGATGGAGTCGTTCTTCATGCGGAAGGAATGGAAGTGGACGAGTCTTTACTAACTGGAGAATCAGATAAGATCACAAAACAAAATGGCGACAAAATCATGAGTGGAAGTTTTATTACCTCAGGATTAGGCTTTGTCAAAATTACTGCAGTTGGGGAAGATAATTTTGTTTCTAAATTATCAAAAGAAGCAAAAACAGAGAAACATTCGACTTCCGAATTAATGAACTCTCTGAATCTTTTGATTAAAGGACTAACATTTGCCATTGTTCCGATCGGTTTACTGTTATTTTGGTCTCAGTACCAATCGACCCAGTCATTTCCTAAAACTGTTTTAGGTGTTTCTGGTGCACTGATCAGTATGATTCCAGAAGGATTGATGCTGTTGACCAGTGTGGCATTTGCAGTTGGTGCAGCCAATTTAGCCAGAAAACAAACCTTGATTCAACGCTTATCATGTATTGAAACACTGGCACGTGTGGATACCATTTGCTTGGATAAAACAGGAACCATTACAGATGGCAGTTTAACATTTAAGGAACTGATTCCACAAGCTGGTTTTCCAGCAAGTGAAATTGAACGTGCTATGAGTGAAATGATGGCAGGATTATCTGATCAAAACGCAACAGCGAAAGTTCTGAGATCCAGATTTCCAAGATCTCAATCTGCTTGGAAAGTTAAAGAGGTGATTCCATTTTCTTCTGATCGGAAATGGAGCGGTGTCACGTTTGAAGAAAAAGGATCGTTTGTTATGGGGGCACCAGAATTCATTTATTCTGAGGTTCCTGAAGAATTAAGTCAAAAACTTGCTCCATACAATGAACAAGGAGATCGCGTCCTGATTTTAGTTCATTTTTCTGAAGAATTAACAAGCCCTAAACTGCCGCAACAGAAAGAAACGGTAGCAATTTTCATTATTGCGGATACAATTCGTGAGAATGCGATTGATACATTCTCTTATTTTGCTAAACAAGATGTAACCTTAAAAGTTATCTCAGGTGATAACCCAATTACGGTATCACAAATAGCGAGACAGGCAGGAATAGCTGGTGCAGAAAACTTTGTTGATATGAGCACTATTTCTGATTCAGCGGATTTTAACGAACTAGTAGAAAATACGACTGTTTTTGGTCGAGTAACACCTTATCAAAAAAGAGAGTTGATCCAAGCCTTGAAACAAAATGGACATACCACATGTATGACTGGGGATGGTGTAAATGATATTCTATCATTGAGAGAAGCGGATGTCAGTGTAGCAATGGCTAGTGGAAGCGATGCAGCGCGTGCTGTATCAGATGTTGTATTGTTGAATTCTGACTTTAGTTCAATGATTCAAGTACTGAACGAGGGGCGCAGAGTGATCAATAATATTGAACGTGTTGCCTCGATGTATATGGTAAAAACAATTTATTCAGCGATTCTTGCTGTAACATTTATCTTTTTATTCTTACCATATCCATTTGCTCCGTTGCAATTAACACCAATTAATACATTAACAGTAGGAATTCCTTCCTTTATTCTAGCATTAGAGCCGAATTATCAACGAATTAAAGGGCATTTTTTGACGAATATATTGAGAATTTCAGTTCCCGGAGCATTAACGGTTGTTTTTAATATTTTAGTGTTACAGCTAGCTGGAATTTGGTTTGATTTATCTCACCAAGATGTTTCTACAATGTGTGTCTTGCTTACAGGTTGTGTAGGATTCCAAGTTTTACTAAGAGCTGCGCGACCATTAGATTTGAAAAAACAGATCATGATTGGCTTGTTGTTGATTGCCTTTCTAGTTTGTTTCCTATTCTTTGGTGATTTCTTTATGCTAACATCATTATTTACACGAAATGTCCTTTTCTACCTACCGTTGATTCTTGGTAGTCGCTCCATTTTTAATTATATTTCATTATTTATGACAAGAGCAATTTATGAAGTTGAAAAAGTAAAAGAAAATAGACGAATCAAAAAGAAAAGAAGAGTCATTTAA
- the nadE gene encoding ammonia-dependent NAD(+) synthetase: MESLQKAIIEELGVKPQIDPQEEIRKSIEFMKSYLYKYPFLKTFVLGISGGQDSTLAGRLAQLTMEEMRAETKDEAYQFVAVRLPYGEQADEADAKKALEFIHPDVSLRVNIKPAIDACVLSLVESGISISDFNKGNMKARQRMIVQYAIAGEKAGAVIGTDHAAENITGFYTKYGDGGADILPLFRLNKRQGKSLLKELGSPEELYTKIPTADLEDDKPLVADEVALGVTYDDIDDYVEGKAVSEKARETIEGWYKKTQHKRHMPISIFDDFWK; this comes from the coding sequence ATGGAGTCACTGCAAAAGGCAATTATTGAAGAGTTAGGTGTAAAACCTCAAATAGATCCGCAAGAAGAAATCCGAAAAAGTATTGAATTTATGAAAAGCTATTTATACAAATATCCTTTTTTGAAAACTTTTGTTTTAGGAATCAGTGGAGGTCAGGATTCCACATTGGCTGGACGTCTGGCTCAACTGACAATGGAAGAGATGCGTGCAGAAACGAAAGATGAAGCGTATCAGTTTGTCGCAGTTCGTTTGCCTTATGGTGAACAGGCAGATGAAGCAGATGCTAAAAAAGCATTAGAGTTTATCCATCCCGATGTTTCTTTGCGCGTAAATATCAAACCTGCAATTGATGCCTGTGTTCTTTCACTTGTAGAATCGGGCATTTCTATCAGTGATTTCAATAAAGGAAATATGAAGGCACGTCAACGGATGATCGTTCAATATGCGATTGCTGGAGAAAAAGCAGGTGCTGTCATCGGGACGGATCATGCAGCAGAAAATATTACTGGTTTTTATACAAAATATGGTGATGGCGGTGCAGACATTTTACCATTATTTCGTTTAAATAAACGTCAAGGCAAATCTTTATTGAAGGAACTAGGTTCACCAGAGGAATTGTATACAAAGATTCCAACTGCAGATTTAGAAGATGACAAACCGCTGGTGGCAGATGAAGTAGCGCTTGGGGTGACCTATGACGATATTGATGATTATGTTGAAGGAAAAGCAGTATCGGAAAAGGCAAGAGAAACGATCGAAGGCTGGTATAAAAAAACGCAACACAAGCGACATATGCCAATTTCAATTTTTGATGATTTCTGGAAGTAA
- a CDS encoding heavy metal translocating P-type ATPase: MKHLTKLIITIVTGVLALIFEFILHQSTWAYGIIIITGSIMAFSMLVEMIKTLKAGRYGVDILAITAIIATLAVGEYWASLMILIMLTGGDSLEDYAAKKANRELKSLLDNSPQKAHKLIDGELMDITVEKVAVNDDLVVKPGEIIPVDGYVTNGASAVDESSLTGESRPVDKKIGDSLMSGSINGDSSLTMTAEKSAADSQYQTIVKLVKESEAQPARFVRMADRYAVPFTITAYVIAGVAWFVSKDPTRFAEVLVVASPCPLILAAPIALVAGMSRSSRNGIVVKTGTTLEKMADAKSVAFDKTGTITRGVLSVDKIVSESDISTEDLLLLAASAEQESSHILARSLVAHISSSKKLKKVSNLEEVTGSGVKATIDGSVIRVGKQAFVSEEKMGEKANQTVIYVSKEGHYLGYITFTDSIRPEAKETMEQLRKLHVNHLLMLTGDHQKVAEDIAKEVGIAEVHAECLPQDKIDVLKKIPDTLRPVIMVGDGVNDAPSLAIADIGIAMGAHGATAASETADAVILKDDLEKVSTAVKISKDTMKIAKQSVLIGIAICTILMLIASTGIIPALFGAVLQEVVDTVSILSSLRAKND; the protein is encoded by the coding sequence ATGAAACATCTAACAAAGTTGATCATTACGATCGTAACAGGGGTTTTGGCATTAATATTTGAATTTATTCTTCATCAGTCAACATGGGCTTATGGTATCATCATCATCACAGGTTCTATAATGGCATTTTCAATGTTAGTGGAAATGATAAAAACGTTGAAAGCTGGAAGGTATGGGGTAGATATTTTAGCAATTACAGCAATCATTGCAACTTTGGCGGTGGGAGAATATTGGGCAAGTTTGATGATTTTAATTATGTTGACAGGTGGAGATTCTCTTGAAGATTATGCGGCTAAAAAAGCCAATAGAGAATTAAAATCGCTATTGGATAATTCACCTCAAAAAGCACATAAGTTGATCGATGGGGAATTAATGGATATTACAGTAGAAAAAGTTGCTGTAAATGATGATCTTGTTGTTAAACCAGGAGAAATAATTCCCGTTGACGGCTATGTAACAAATGGAGCATCAGCAGTAGATGAATCTTCTTTAACAGGGGAATCACGACCCGTTGATAAAAAAATAGGGGATTCATTGATGTCTGGCTCGATCAATGGTGACAGCTCTCTAACGATGACAGCAGAAAAAAGCGCAGCAGATAGTCAATATCAAACGATTGTAAAACTAGTAAAAGAATCAGAAGCACAGCCTGCTCGTTTTGTACGGATGGCGGATCGATATGCCGTGCCATTTACTATTACAGCTTATGTGATTGCAGGCGTTGCATGGTTTGTTTCAAAAGATCCAACTAGGTTTGCAGAAGTATTAGTAGTAGCTTCTCCATGTCCATTAATTTTAGCAGCGCCAATTGCTTTGGTTGCTGGTATGAGCCGTTCAAGTAGAAATGGGATCGTTGTAAAAACAGGGACTACTTTAGAAAAAATGGCTGATGCAAAATCAGTTGCGTTTGATAAGACGGGGACGATTACAAGAGGAGTTTTGTCTGTTGATAAAATTGTTTCCGAAAGTGACATTTCAACAGAAGATTTATTACTACTAGCAGCAAGTGCGGAGCAAGAATCAAGTCATATTTTAGCTCGCTCACTCGTAGCCCATATCTCTTCTTCAAAAAAATTGAAAAAAGTTTCTAATTTAGAAGAAGTAACAGGATCCGGCGTCAAAGCGACAATTGATGGAAGCGTAATTCGCGTCGGGAAGCAAGCGTTTGTTTCAGAAGAAAAAATGGGCGAAAAAGCAAATCAGACGGTTATCTATGTTTCCAAAGAGGGTCATTATTTGGGCTACATTACGTTTACTGATAGCATACGTCCAGAAGCTAAGGAAACAATGGAGCAGTTACGGAAACTACATGTAAATCATTTACTGATGTTGACTGGAGACCATCAAAAAGTCGCAGAGGATATTGCAAAAGAAGTCGGAATTGCCGAGGTTCATGCAGAATGTTTGCCTCAAGATAAAATCGATGTATTAAAGAAAATACCAGATACCTTGCGTCCTGTGATCATGGTGGGGGATGGTGTGAATGATGCTCCTTCTTTAGCGATCGCAGATATAGGGATCGCTATGGGGGCTCATGGGGCTACTGCGGCAAGTGAGACAGCGGATGCAGTGATCTTAAAAGATGATTTAGAAAAAGTTAGTACAGCAGTAAAAATTTCTAAAGACACGATGAAAATTGCTAAACAATCTGTTCTGATAGGTATTGCGATTTGCACGATCTTGATGCTGATTGCAAGTACAGGGATTATTCCTGCTTTGTTTGGTGCAGTTTTACAAGAAGTAGTAGATACTGTTTCGATTCTCTCTTCATTACGGGCAAAAAATGATTGA
- a CDS encoding GtrA family protein, whose translation MKELFHKYKEVISYLVFGVATTVVNIVIFFICKDLLGIDYKISNAIGWFLSVLFAFFTNKYFVFASNHEDIGSFIREMLLFYWYRILSFVVDMALMVLMIEVMHISDFWAKMVTQVAVVVLNYFFSKFFIFKKKAS comes from the coding sequence GTGAAAGAATTATTTCATAAATATAAAGAAGTGATTTCATATTTAGTGTTTGGTGTAGCAACAACAGTTGTGAATATAGTTATTTTCTTTATCTGCAAAGATCTTTTAGGAATCGACTATAAAATAAGTAATGCAATCGGCTGGTTTTTATCTGTACTTTTTGCATTTTTTACAAATAAATATTTTGTTTTTGCTAGTAATCATGAAGATATCGGCTCTTTTATTAGAGAGATGTTGTTGTTTTATTGGTACCGTATTTTATCCTTCGTCGTTGATATGGCATTGATGGTGTTAATGATCGAAGTGATGCACATCTCAGACTTTTGGGCAAAAATGGTAACGCAAGTAGCAGTGGTTGTATTGAACTATTTTTTCAGCAAGTTTTTTATCTTCAAGAAAAAAGCATCTTAA
- a CDS encoding sensor histidine kinase has translation MNTFLIRNLLDKAILLGLCFMILLNQAYQSEMVIFVLTTIVLSVLLWVTKKPKFSFFGILFLMIATVKWQEYAYFVPVLLYDGMMDERKEVSILNSGLILVFFLYSSAYPNSLKFYILLLCALAGYLAFLTVKDYSLRKDYLWLEQEKDENNFTFETENSELIKQQEIKVNLELSNERNRIARDIHDNVGHLLSSALLQTGALKAINQEEKLAVPLNQLQETITEGMNSIRDSVHDLYDESLSLSLACQNILLNFTFCEVEIAGVFPESISKEYKLACIMLIKEALANVMKHSNADKVTIGFMNHPGFYKLTIEDNGTQNKEKTPSEIGIGLIGMQERMEKLKGRLSYQQKEKSFSLIAILPK, from the coding sequence ATGAATACATTTTTAATACGGAATTTATTGGATAAAGCGATTTTGTTAGGGTTATGTTTCATGATTCTTTTAAATCAAGCCTATCAAAGTGAAATGGTTATTTTTGTGTTAACCACAATAGTGTTGAGTGTACTGCTTTGGGTTACAAAAAAACCTAAATTTTCATTTTTTGGTATCTTATTTTTGATGATAGCAACAGTCAAGTGGCAAGAGTATGCTTATTTTGTTCCTGTCCTTCTTTATGATGGCATGATGGATGAACGAAAAGAAGTATCGATTTTAAATAGTGGCTTGATCTTGGTCTTTTTTTTATACAGTAGTGCATATCCGAATAGTTTGAAGTTTTATATCTTACTATTGTGTGCTTTAGCTGGTTATTTGGCTTTTCTAACCGTAAAAGATTACTCGCTACGCAAGGACTATCTTTGGCTAGAGCAAGAAAAAGATGAGAATAACTTTACCTTTGAAACAGAAAATTCGGAGTTGATCAAACAGCAAGAAATCAAAGTGAACCTGGAACTTTCCAACGAACGGAATAGAATTGCACGAGATATTCATGATAATGTCGGGCATTTACTTTCTAGTGCTCTCCTTCAAACAGGCGCTCTAAAAGCAATAAATCAAGAAGAAAAATTAGCTGTTCCTTTAAATCAGCTTCAAGAAACGATCACAGAAGGAATGAACAGTATTCGAGACAGTGTTCATGATTTGTATGATGAATCATTAAGTTTATCCTTAGCTTGTCAAAATATCTTGTTGAATTTTACATTTTGCGAGGTAGAAATAGCGGGTGTTTTCCCTGAATCTATTAGTAAAGAATACAAACTGGCATGTATTATGTTGATTAAAGAAGCTTTGGCAAATGTAATGAAACATAGTAATGCCGATAAAGTAACGATTGGCTTTATGAATCACCCAGGTTTTTATAAATTAACAATTGAAGATAACGGTACACAAAACAAAGAAAAGACCCCAAGTGAAATTGGTATCGGTCTGATTGGTATGCAGGAAAGAATGGAAAAATTAAAAGGCAGATTAAGTTATCAACAAAAAGAAAAAAGTTTTTCGTTAATAGCTATTTTGCCAAAATAA
- a CDS encoding nicotinate phosphoribosyltransferase, which translates to MKKVYDDDSLTLHTDLYQINMMQTYWKLGRADLHSVFECYFREMPFNHGYAIFAGLERLVDYLENLTFTDTDIAYLREVEDYPEDFLTYLKEFEFKCTVRSALEGDLVFNNEPLIQVEGPLAQCQLIETALLNMVNFQTLIATKAARIKSVIGDDPLMEFGTRRAQELDAAVWGTRAAYIGGADATSNVRAGKIFGIPVSGTHAHSLVQSYGNDYDAFTAYAQTHKECVFLVDTYDTLKSGVPSAIRVAKEMGDKINFLGVRLDSGDMAYISKRVREQLDEAGYTEAKIYASNDLDENTILSLKMQKAKIDVWGVGTKLITAYDQPALGAVFKLVSIEDKNGKMEDTIKLSSNAEKVTTPGKKQVWRITRKSDKKSEGDYVTLWDEDPRKQEEIYMFHPVHTFINKTVRDFEARAVLQDIFVEGKRVYEMPTLEEIKSYAKENLDSLWEEYKRDLNPQKYPVDLSTECWNHKMRLLEKVRVDVKALSEGK; encoded by the coding sequence ATGAAAAAAGTTTACGATGATGATAGCTTAACGTTACATACAGATTTATATCAAATCAACATGATGCAAACGTATTGGAAATTAGGAAGAGCAGACTTACATTCCGTTTTTGAATGTTATTTTCGGGAGATGCCTTTTAATCATGGTTATGCTATTTTTGCTGGATTAGAACGCTTAGTCGATTATTTGGAGAATTTAACTTTTACAGATACAGATATTGCCTATCTTAGAGAAGTTGAAGATTACCCAGAGGATTTTTTGACTTATCTAAAAGAATTTGAATTTAAGTGTACAGTTCGTTCCGCATTAGAAGGGGATTTAGTGTTTAACAATGAACCATTGATTCAAGTCGAAGGACCTTTAGCACAATGTCAATTGATCGAAACAGCTCTTTTGAATATGGTCAATTTCCAAACGTTGATCGCAACTAAAGCAGCACGAATCAAATCTGTGATTGGAGACGATCCTTTGATGGAATTTGGTACTCGCCGTGCGCAAGAATTGGATGCAGCTGTTTGGGGAACACGTGCCGCTTACATTGGTGGAGCAGATGCAACCAGTAATGTTCGAGCGGGTAAAATTTTTGGAATTCCAGTCAGTGGAACCCATGCGCATTCACTAGTACAGTCCTACGGAAATGATTACGATGCTTTTACAGCATACGCGCAAACCCACAAAGAGTGCGTTTTTTTAGTTGATACTTATGATACTTTGAAATCAGGTGTTCCCAGCGCAATCCGTGTAGCCAAAGAAATGGGCGATAAAATCAATTTTTTAGGTGTTCGTTTGGATAGTGGAGATATGGCATATATTTCAAAACGAGTACGTGAACAATTAGATGAAGCAGGTTATACAGAAGCTAAAATTTATGCTTCAAATGATCTGGATGAAAATACCATTTTAAGTTTAAAAATGCAAAAAGCAAAAATCGATGTTTGGGGCGTGGGAACAAAGTTGATCACAGCATACGATCAACCAGCATTAGGTGCCGTTTTTAAACTGGTTTCGATCGAAGATAAAAATGGCAAGATGGAAGATACGATCAAGCTTTCAAGTAATGCTGAAAAAGTGACAACACCTGGCAAAAAACAAGTCTGGCGGATCACACGCAAATCTGACAAAAAATCAGAAGGAGACTATGTGACACTTTGGGATGAAGATCCTCGTAAACAAGAGGAGATTTATATGTTTCATCCAGTTCATACATTCATTAATAAGACTGTTCGAGACTTTGAAGCAAGAGCTGTTCTACAGGACATTTTTGTTGAAGGTAAACGTGTCTACGAAATGCCTACTTTAGAAGAAATCAAAAGCTATGCAAAAGAAAACCTAGACTCATTATGGGAAGAGTACAAACGTGACCTTAATCCGCAAAAATACCCAGTTGATTTATCAACTGAGTGCTGGAATCATAAAATGCGTTTGCTTGAGAAAGTCCGTGTGGATGTAAAAGCATTAAGTGAAGGCAAATAA
- a CDS encoding ABC transporter permease translates to MFWHLYYYRLKIQLNNKILLFWSLIFPLLLGLFFTAAFSNLDTLDLVKKIPVGIVTDDKIPPKSTDFFLNTLNGVKVKDQKMFIPTILSKETADKQLRNEKIAGYYTIKQDDLSLTVSKQTIQQNILDSFMNQFLQSKTTLATLENEDPALLASSITEKIGKTTNYISVNKATASKGSVKSFYFFTLIGMCCMFGMFWGIGNANDEQANQSANGIRLSMTPKNKLFIVLTNLASSFTIFIVEIFFILGFFHFVYNVDFGDRWSLILLTCALASLTALSLGLLFGNLLKVPLNQKVSLAVSFQMTCSFLAGMMSPDVKLLVNQHLPWLNAINPVNLISEALYKLYYYQNISSFYTNLLSLGLLTAIFITASVIYERRVQYVSL, encoded by the coding sequence ATGTTTTGGCATTTATATTACTATCGCTTAAAGATTCAATTGAACAATAAAATTTTACTATTTTGGTCATTGATTTTCCCATTACTCTTAGGTTTGTTTTTTACTGCGGCTTTCAGTAATCTTGATACACTTGATTTAGTAAAAAAAATTCCTGTAGGTATTGTCACTGATGATAAAATCCCACCTAAAAGTACTGACTTTTTTTTGAACACTTTGAATGGGGTCAAAGTGAAAGATCAAAAAATGTTTATTCCAACTATACTTTCAAAAGAAACAGCAGATAAACAATTACGTAATGAAAAAATTGCTGGTTATTATACTATTAAACAAGATGATCTTTCACTTACTGTCAGCAAGCAAACGATTCAACAAAATATATTGGATTCTTTTATGAATCAATTTCTCCAAAGTAAAACAACCTTGGCTACTTTAGAAAATGAAGATCCTGCTCTTCTTGCTTCATCCATTACCGAAAAAATCGGGAAAACAACGAATTATATCTCGGTAAATAAAGCTACTGCCTCAAAAGGTAGCGTTAAAAGCTTTTATTTCTTCACGTTGATTGGAATGTGTTGTATGTTCGGTATGTTCTGGGGAATCGGTAACGCAAATGATGAACAAGCAAACCAGTCAGCAAATGGTATTCGTTTAAGCATGACGCCAAAAAATAAATTATTCATCGTATTAACAAATTTAGCTTCTTCTTTTACGATATTCATTGTTGAAATTTTCTTTATCTTAGGATTTTTCCATTTTGTTTATAATGTCGACTTTGGTGATCGCTGGTCTTTGATTTTACTGACTTGTGCACTAGCTTCTCTTACAGCACTTTCGTTAGGTCTTTTATTCGGCAATCTTCTTAAAGTCCCTCTAAACCAGAAAGTTTCACTTGCCGTGTCATTTCAAATGACCTGCAGCTTTTTAGCTGGAATGATGTCTCCTGATGTCAAACTTTTAGTCAATCAGCATCTTCCATGGCTAAATGCGATAAATCCAGTTAACTTGATCAGTGAGGCTTTGTATAAACTTTATTATTATCAAAATATCAGCAGCTTTTACACTAACTTGCTTAGTTTGGGACTATTGACAGCCATTTTTATCACAGCTAGTGTTATTTATGAAAGGAGAGTACAGTATGTCAGTCTTTAA
- a CDS encoding response regulator: MIRLLIVDDDLLVTTSLKTIVEATGEISVIGVGNSAAQAVTLYEELQPDILLMDIRMKESTGIEAATKILAKEEQAAILLLTTFSDDEYIVEALRIGVKGYLLKQDLEAIVPSIKAVKNGQSVFGRTIMDRLPHLLQTEKTTCLEELKLNEKDLSIISLIAEGLNNKEISEKLYLSEGTIRNYISNLLEKLELRDRTQLAIFYYKNIYAK; the protein is encoded by the coding sequence GTGATTCGATTATTGATTGTAGATGATGATTTGTTAGTGACGACCTCACTTAAAACGATTGTTGAAGCAACGGGTGAAATTAGTGTAATTGGAGTAGGAAATAGTGCGGCACAAGCTGTAACTTTATATGAAGAGTTACAACCTGATATTTTGTTGATGGATATTCGGATGAAAGAGTCGACAGGAATAGAGGCAGCTACTAAGATTTTAGCAAAAGAGGAACAAGCGGCTATTTTACTTTTAACAACTTTTTCAGATGATGAGTATATCGTTGAAGCGCTTAGGATCGGGGTTAAAGGTTACTTGTTAAAACAGGACTTAGAGGCAATCGTCCCATCAATTAAAGCAGTCAAAAATGGACAATCGGTATTTGGTCGAACGATCATGGATCGTCTCCCTCATCTACTACAAACAGAAAAAACAACTTGTTTGGAAGAACTTAAATTAAACGAAAAAGATCTATCTATTATTTCTTTGATAGCTGAAGGGCTGAATAATAAAGAAATCTCTGAAAAACTTTATTTAAGTGAAGGAACCATCAGAAATTATATCAGTAATTTATTGGAAAAATTAGAGCTCAGAGACAGAACGCAGTTAGCCATCTTTTATTACAAAAATATTTATGCAAAATAG
- a CDS encoding ABC transporter ATP-binding protein encodes MIIEINDLVKRYGKLTALNHFNLQVKKGDILGLLGPNGCGKSTAINCMLSLLSYDTGEIKLFGENMTPTRYDIKKRIGVVPQEVAVFDELTVIENIDYYCGLYITDKVTRKQYVSEVILLVGLEDFTTFLPKKLSGGLKRRLNIACGIVHKPELIFLDEPTVAVDPQSRNKILDSIKELNRQGATIVYTTHYMEEVEQLCNNIVIVEKGQVIAEGTKEQLKGLIKGNEKIVIEIPDFPSVVREELLQIPGIIDITYDNIFVTLNTEKNKIVFTQVLHILEKNQLSFGNFYTQQPTLNDVFLEITGRELRD; translated from the coding sequence ATGATAATCGAAATAAATGATCTAGTAAAACGATACGGAAAATTAACAGCATTGAATCACTTTAATTTACAAGTAAAAAAAGGTGATATTCTTGGATTGCTTGGACCTAACGGGTGTGGAAAATCAACAGCGATCAATTGTATGCTTTCACTGTTATCATACGACACTGGAGAAATCAAGCTCTTTGGTGAAAATATGACCCCTACTCGTTATGATATTAAAAAACGAATCGGTGTAGTTCCGCAAGAAGTCGCTGTTTTTGATGAATTGACGGTTATCGAGAATATCGATTATTACTGTGGGTTATACATTACTGATAAAGTAACTAGAAAACAATATGTTTCAGAAGTGATTTTGCTTGTCGGTCTAGAAGATTTTACTACTTTTTTACCTAAAAAACTTAGTGGTGGACTAAAGCGTAGACTTAATATCGCTTGCGGTATCGTTCATAAACCCGAATTGATCTTTTTAGATGAACCTACCGTCGCGGTTGATCCTCAAAGTCGTAATAAGATTTTAGACAGTATTAAAGAACTTAATCGTCAAGGGGCGACTATTGTCTACACGACTCATTATATGGAAGAAGTAGAACAGCTATGTAACAACATTGTCATTGTTGAAAAGGGTCAAGTGATTGCAGAAGGAACAAAAGAGCAATTAAAAGGCCTGATCAAAGGAAATGAAAAAATTGTGATCGAAATACCTGATTTTCCTTCAGTCGTCAGAGAAGAATTACTGCAGATCCCTGGCATTATTGATATTACCTACGACAATATTTTTGTAACGTTGAATACCGAGAAAAATAAAATAGTCTTTACTCAAGTACTTCATATCCTAGAAAAAAATCAGCTTTCATTTGGTAATTTTTATACCCAACAACCTACACTTAATGATGTTTTCCTAGAGATAACAGGAAGAGAATTAAGAGATTAG